One genomic window of Methanosarcina acetivorans C2A includes the following:
- the ppcA gene encoding phosphoenolpyruvate carboxylase, which yields MSRKSTYPKVMCTQHPDSASRYISTQEEPGEAIEAAVVFGCDEYMPDYEGKATPYHQNVQIVSRLIEETDLVPGKDVFITPRAPSAVQENRFRQLMVMMSIAEANHGALEYSDVQAINEFVHPMTGTVREILDAQQHMVDVSELAKKEFGFAMEVPRIIPLIEDAPALLHAKELTENTLLAWKERFGTVPEKFRVFLGKSDSALSFGHVASTLSCKYAINGLSELNFELETETGIVFGAGTLPFRGHLDLKNAENFFREYRGIGTITLQSALRYSHEKGDAEALVDLAKEKLPEIPELFSAEEKEELVNLIGIFGTRYSLIIRELASTINRLSDLLPQQRDRLMHRGSGGYSRSAPDISGIVSLCRTDIGKELLASMPAEDLHLPRAIKFTGALYSIGLPPEFIGTGAALNEAREKLGDEACERLLTKYFPSLVSDLNFATGYLDLNVASRFLSGACFKEVSKDIEILHETLGLETHPEPSYRILLEMMQPELLQAGTSGNCMDEEVSQLVCSTLTKMGKIRKALG from the coding sequence ATGAGCAGGAAATCAACTTATCCGAAAGTTATGTGCACGCAGCACCCGGACTCTGCGTCAAGGTATATTTCCACGCAGGAAGAGCCCGGGGAAGCCATTGAGGCTGCGGTGGTATTCGGCTGTGACGAGTATATGCCGGATTATGAGGGAAAGGCAACTCCCTATCATCAGAATGTCCAGATCGTATCCAGATTAATAGAAGAAACAGACCTGGTGCCCGGAAAAGATGTTTTTATCACGCCGAGGGCTCCGAGTGCAGTCCAGGAAAACAGGTTCAGACAGCTTATGGTCATGATGTCTATCGCCGAAGCCAACCACGGAGCCCTTGAATACTCGGACGTCCAGGCAATCAATGAATTCGTGCATCCCATGACAGGCACGGTAAGGGAAATCCTTGATGCCCAGCAGCATATGGTAGACGTTAGTGAGCTTGCAAAAAAAGAATTCGGGTTTGCAATGGAGGTCCCGCGTATAATTCCTCTTATAGAAGACGCTCCCGCCCTTCTGCACGCAAAGGAACTTACCGAAAACACGCTTCTTGCCTGGAAAGAGCGTTTCGGGACAGTCCCCGAAAAATTCAGGGTCTTCCTGGGCAAGTCCGACTCCGCTCTTTCTTTCGGGCATGTGGCAAGCACCCTTTCTTGCAAATACGCCATAAACGGACTTTCCGAACTTAACTTCGAACTCGAAACCGAAACAGGCATCGTCTTCGGAGCCGGGACCCTGCCTTTCAGAGGGCACCTGGACCTGAAAAATGCGGAAAATTTCTTCAGGGAATACAGGGGCATAGGAACAATCACCCTGCAGTCCGCTCTCAGGTACAGCCATGAAAAAGGGGATGCTGAAGCCCTGGTAGACCTTGCAAAGGAGAAACTTCCCGAAATCCCCGAGCTCTTTTCCGCTGAAGAAAAAGAAGAACTCGTAAACCTTATAGGGATTTTCGGGACAAGATACAGCCTCATCATCCGGGAACTGGCCTCTACCATAAACCGGCTTTCCGACCTCCTCCCCCAGCAGCGGGACCGCCTGATGCACAGGGGAAGCGGCGGTTATTCACGGAGCGCTCCCGATATTTCAGGCATAGTAAGCCTCTGCCGTACCGACATCGGAAAAGAACTATTGGCAAGCATGCCTGCAGAAGACCTGCACCTCCCTAGGGCCATCAAATTTACCGGGGCTCTCTACTCCATAGGTCTTCCTCCCGAATTCATAGGTACCGGGGCAGCTCTCAACGAAGCCCGGGAAAAGCTTGGCGATGAGGCATGCGAAAGGCTGCTTACGAAATATTTCCCCTCCCTTGTCAGCGACCTGAATTTTGCAACCGGGTACCTAGACCTCAATGTGGCTTCTCGCTTCCTTTCCGGAGCCTGCTTCAAGGAGGTCAGTAAAGATATCGAGATCCTGCATGAGACCCTTGGTCTCGAAACCCATCCCGAACCTTCATACCGCATCCTGCTCGAGATGATGCAGCCTGAACTCCTGCAGGCTGGGACCTCAGGGAACTGTATGGACGAGGAGGTTTCACAGCTCGTATGCTCGACCCTTACCAAAATGGGAAAAATAAGAAAGGCGCTGGGTTGA
- a CDS encoding alpha/beta fold hydrolase, producing MNPKTILPFILIFTILFSGCTDFYGEKPSKEFTEFSLDSSPVKYVSVNGIELGYREFGSGEPLLLIMGFGGKMDTWNKTFVWELAQDYRVITFDNRGVGYSSDSGENYSLELFASDTAGLLDALEISKANVFGTSMGASIAQELAINYPEKVDKLIFSSAFYSVNAPEASLLKTMFEYFAGNSAMSPLIREQADANLRWNGTYERLPEIKGRTLLLVGTEDEYTPPGISLAMAEQIPEAELIVFERVKHSGERYFPEKYSREILNFLKKRT from the coding sequence ATGAATCCTAAAACGATCCTGCCCTTTATCCTTATCTTCACAATTCTTTTCTCTGGCTGTACCGATTTTTACGGGGAAAAACCCTCTAAAGAGTTCACCGAATTTTCCCTTGATTCCTCTCCTGTAAAGTATGTTTCTGTTAACGGAATCGAGCTCGGATACAGGGAATTCGGATCAGGAGAGCCTCTTCTGTTGATAATGGGCTTTGGCGGGAAAATGGATACCTGGAACAAAACCTTTGTATGGGAGCTGGCGCAGGATTACAGGGTAATCACATTCGATAATAGAGGAGTTGGGTACTCTTCGGATTCCGGGGAAAATTATTCCCTTGAACTGTTTGCAAGTGATACTGCAGGCCTGCTTGATGCACTTGAAATTTCGAAAGCAAATGTCTTCGGAACCTCAATGGGGGCATCGATTGCCCAGGAACTAGCCATCAATTACCCGGAAAAGGTTGACAAGCTTATTTTCTCATCGGCATTCTACAGCGTTAATGCCCCTGAAGCCAGTCTTCTCAAAACTATGTTTGAATACTTTGCCGGTAATTCGGCAATGAGCCCACTAATACGAGAACAGGCAGATGCAAACCTGAGATGGAATGGCACCTACGAACGCCTGCCGGAAATAAAGGGTAGAACCCTGCTTCTGGTCGGTACGGAAGACGAGTACACTCCTCCGGGGATTTCACTTGCAATGGCAGAGCAGATTCCGGAAGCAGAGCTCATTGTCTTTGAGAGGGTAAAACACTCTGGAGAGCGTTATTTCCCGGAAAAATATTCAAGGGAAATCCTGAATTTCCTTAAAAAACGAACATGA